A single Oryctolagus cuniculus chromosome 16, mOryCun1.1, whole genome shotgun sequence DNA region contains:
- the BET1 gene encoding BET1 homolog translates to MRRAGLGEGVPPGNYGNYGYANSGYSACEEENERLTESLRSKVTAIKSLSIEIGHEVKNQNKLLAEMDSQFDSTTGFLGKTMGKLKILSRGSQTKLLCYMMLFSLFVFFVIYWIIKLR, encoded by the exons GTGAAGGAGTACCTCCTGGCAACTATGGGAACTATGGCTATGCTAACAGTGGGTATAGTGCCTGTGAAGAAGAAAACGAGAGACTCACTGAAAGCCTGAGAAGCAAAGTAACTGCTATAAAGTCT CTATCCATTGAAATAGGCCATgaagttaaaaatcaaaataaattattagcTGAAATG GATTCACAGTTTGATTCTACAACAGGGTTTCTAGGTAAAACTATGGGAAAACTGAAGATTTTATCCAGAGGAAGCCAAACAAAGCTATTGTGCTATATGATGCTATtttcattgtttgtcttttttgtcatttattgGATTATTAAACTGAGGTGA